In one window of Pelosinus sp. IPA-1 DNA:
- a CDS encoding class II fructose-bisphosphate aldolase, with protein sequence MLTTLSTLLNAAKQEKKAVGAFNIYNLETILAVVEAANRLKSPVILSFGEGYFTHAPVETIASIVKEICTPLDIQVALHLDHAKELKSIARAIRAGFTSVMYDGSALPLSENIQKTKYIVEYAHAVGVSVEGELGYMNNEDGTCEEGLDLEKGYTRVRDAAQYVNCTGIDALAVAVGNAHGIYKGTPTLDFTRLDEIAQATTVPIVLHGCSGIPDDYIKKAVSLGVAKINVNTEISTGAVMAAREFLAKNTEKGLRFETLLMDARHTMSATVERFIKLLS encoded by the coding sequence ATGCTGACAACATTAAGTACTTTGCTGAACGCGGCTAAGCAGGAAAAGAAGGCGGTTGGTGCGTTTAATATATATAATTTGGAGACGATTCTGGCAGTAGTTGAGGCAGCCAACCGCCTAAAATCACCTGTAATTCTTTCCTTCGGGGAAGGCTATTTTACTCATGCGCCAGTGGAAACGATTGCTTCAATTGTTAAAGAAATTTGCACTCCCCTTGATATTCAAGTAGCTCTGCACCTTGATCATGCGAAAGAACTAAAATCAATTGCTCGCGCTATTCGGGCTGGCTTTACTTCAGTAATGTATGATGGTTCAGCTTTGCCCCTTTCTGAGAATATTCAAAAGACAAAATATATTGTAGAGTATGCCCATGCAGTGGGCGTAAGTGTAGAGGGCGAACTGGGTTATATGAATAATGAAGATGGTACCTGCGAGGAAGGACTGGATTTAGAAAAAGGATATACCAGGGTACGAGATGCCGCTCAATATGTAAATTGCACGGGAATTGATGCATTGGCAGTGGCTGTAGGCAATGCCCATGGTATTTATAAAGGGACACCAACATTAGATTTTACAAGGCTTGATGAAATTGCGCAGGCCACTACAGTCCCCATTGTTTTACACGGCTGTTCTGGTATACCTGATGACTACATTAAAAAGGCAGTATCATTAGGTGTGGCTAAAATAAATGTGAATACAGAAATTTCAACAGGGGCAGTAATGGCAGCAAGAGAGTTTTTAGCTAAGAATACCGAAAAGGGATTACGTTTTGAAACATTGCTAATGGATGCACGTCATACTATGAGCGCAACAGTTGAACGGTTTATAAAACTCTTAAGCTGA
- a CDS encoding GntP family permease — protein sequence MSDVTYLVMCLLVAIALIVFLIMRVKLSAFVALTISGLTLGILSGMPLEKIAGSFQAGMGSTLGFLATVLGLGTILGRMLEVSGGAQRLAKTLIKAFGERNAHWAMMFVAFICGIPVFFQVGFVLLIPVMFSIAIQTKMSLIKIGIPVVAGLIVVHGLVPPHPAALAIVGTLKADVGTTIIYSLLIGLPAAIIAGPIFGSIVSKYVKANPSEQLFKSELIPDEKLPGFTTTLFTILLPMIIMVIKTIAELLLPKDAAFLPLISFLGNPITALLISVVYSYFTLGFTRGLMKEDILKITDGCFGPVAGILLVIGAGGAFNQVLQDSGIGKALGGVLTNLHMNPILLAWIIALIMRFAVGSTTVAMVTAAGIILPIIPSFPNLNPSLLCVAIGAGGVGLSHVNDSGFWIVKEYFGMSVQDTFKTWTLSTTIASVVAFAGAMICSVLL from the coding sequence ATGAGTGATGTAACGTATTTAGTGATGTGTCTCCTTGTTGCAATCGCTTTAATTGTATTTCTTATTATGAGAGTAAAGTTGAGCGCATTTGTTGCATTAACTATTTCTGGTCTCACGCTTGGTATTTTATCAGGTATGCCTCTTGAGAAAATTGCAGGATCCTTTCAAGCAGGTATGGGAAGTACGTTAGGATTTCTTGCAACTGTTCTTGGACTTGGAACAATTCTTGGAAGGATGCTTGAGGTTTCAGGTGGGGCGCAACGTTTGGCAAAAACGTTAATTAAAGCGTTTGGTGAAAGAAACGCTCATTGGGCCATGATGTTTGTAGCCTTTATTTGTGGTATTCCTGTATTCTTTCAGGTCGGTTTTGTTTTATTAATCCCAGTTATGTTTAGTATTGCCATTCAAACTAAGATGTCACTAATAAAAATCGGAATTCCCGTTGTTGCTGGATTGATAGTAGTACATGGCTTAGTACCTCCACATCCAGCTGCCTTAGCAATTGTTGGCACGCTTAAAGCAGATGTTGGAACAACTATTATCTACTCTTTGCTTATTGGATTACCTGCGGCGATTATCGCTGGACCAATTTTTGGTAGCATAGTATCGAAGTATGTTAAGGCGAATCCATCGGAACAGCTTTTTAAAAGCGAACTGATACCGGATGAAAAGCTGCCGGGATTTACAACGACACTTTTTACAATACTTTTACCAATGATAATTATGGTAATAAAAACGATTGCTGAATTATTATTACCGAAAGATGCGGCGTTTTTACCGCTTATATCATTTTTAGGAAATCCAATCACAGCACTTTTGATTTCAGTAGTCTATTCCTATTTTACCCTCGGCTTTACAAGAGGTTTGATGAAAGAAGATATATTAAAAATAACTGATGGCTGTTTCGGGCCAGTAGCAGGCATACTGCTCGTTATCGGTGCAGGCGGAGCATTTAATCAGGTACTGCAGGACAGCGGAATAGGCAAAGCATTAGGTGGAGTTCTTACAAACCTTCATATGAATCCGATACTCTTAGCATGGATTATTGCTCTTATAATGAGATTTGCGGTAGGTTCCACTACTGTTGCCATGGTTACCGCTGCTGGTATCATTCTTCCAATTATACCTAGTTTCCCAAACCTTAATCCATCACTTTTATGTGTAGCCATTGGGGCGGGCGGAGTTGGATTATCACACGTAAATGACTCAGGATTCTGGATAGTTAAAGAATATTTTGGCATGTCGGTACAGGATACCTTCAAAACATGGACACTTTCTACAACGATTGCTTCTGTCGTTGCTTTTGCGGGCGCAATGATATGTAGTGTGCTTTTATAA
- a CDS encoding carbonic anhydrase, producing the protein MSTLAQVLRANSEFMNSKSIQKIHENNHSVSKFPNRHLAIFTCMDTRLVEFLEPAMGIKRGEVKVIKNAGNSITGPFASTIRSLVVSIFELGVKEIMIIGHMDCGIAHSTSRELIEKMLSRGISLDAIRMVESELELWLDQFHNPIDNVKSVVYKIRCNPLIPKDIPVHGLIFNPNTGAINVVIDGYKSNIEEYGTYNAIDVDELEQI; encoded by the coding sequence ATGAGTACTTTGGCACAAGTATTAAGGGCAAACAGTGAATTTATGAACTCTAAATCGATACAAAAAATTCATGAAAACAACCATTCAGTTAGCAAATTTCCGAATCGGCACTTAGCTATATTTACTTGTATGGACACAAGGTTAGTTGAATTTCTTGAGCCAGCTATGGGAATAAAGCGTGGTGAGGTAAAGGTAATAAAAAATGCTGGTAATTCGATTACAGGACCGTTTGCGTCTACCATCCGCAGCCTTGTAGTATCCATTTTCGAACTAGGGGTTAAGGAAATCATGATAATCGGTCATATGGATTGTGGTATTGCTCATTCCACATCAAGAGAATTAATCGAAAAGATGCTTTCACGAGGTATTTCTCTAGACGCGATTCGCATGGTAGAGTCGGAACTAGAATTATGGTTAGATCAATTCCACAATCCCATCGACAATGTTAAAAGTGTTGTGTACAAAATTCGGTGTAATCCTCTGATTCCTAAAGATATTCCCGTACATGGACTTATATTTAACCCAAATACTGGAGCAATTAATGTTGTAATTGATGGATATAAGAGTAATATAGAAGAATACGGCACTTATAATGCAATTGATGTAGATGAATTAGAACAGATATAG
- a CDS encoding AEC family transporter, with the protein MNNGNDQFLLSMVIIILGYLLRKINLIKEQDGESLSRLIFNITLPALIINTFNTITIDFSLILITIIGIVYGVFMALVGVVVFKNEDRATRGMLSMLVPSFNIGLFAYPIVEAIWGQEGIKYFGMFDVGNSLVIFGVSYIIAGYFSSDSSDLSFTSVLSKLLKSVPLLSYLIAFSLSAIGVHFSGIVVDCTQILGRANMPLSLLLLGVYLNFSLESNYLKNMAKVLALRYLVGLAVGTTFFFIMPFDRMFKYTMLIGLLLPMPTAVIQYAIEFDYDQKFVGTVTNITILLSFFLIWIIISMPNMLMP; encoded by the coding sequence ATGAACAATGGGAATGATCAGTTTTTATTATCAATGGTAATTATCATATTAGGATATCTGTTGAGAAAAATAAATTTAATCAAAGAACAGGATGGTGAAAGCCTATCCCGATTAATATTCAATATCACTCTCCCTGCTTTGATTATTAATACTTTTAATACAATTACCATTGATTTTTCTCTTATATTGATAACTATAATTGGTATTGTATATGGTGTGTTTATGGCTTTAGTGGGCGTAGTTGTATTTAAAAATGAAGATAGAGCCACTCGGGGAATGCTTTCGATGCTAGTTCCTTCATTTAATATTGGATTATTTGCATACCCGATTGTAGAGGCTATTTGGGGACAAGAGGGGATTAAATACTTTGGGATGTTTGATGTAGGCAATTCATTGGTCATATTTGGCGTCTCCTACATCATAGCCGGTTATTTTTCTTCTGATAGTTCAGATTTAAGTTTTACCAGTGTCCTTAGTAAACTCTTAAAATCTGTCCCTTTGCTATCCTATCTAATTGCTTTCTCTCTCTCTGCCATAGGGGTACATTTTTCGGGGATTGTTGTTGATTGTACACAAATCTTAGGGCGTGCTAACATGCCGCTCTCCTTGCTGCTCTTGGGAGTATATTTAAATTTTTCCTTAGAATCAAATTATTTGAAAAATATGGCCAAAGTGTTGGCCTTACGATATTTGGTTGGATTAGCGGTAGGTACAACATTTTTTTTCATAATGCCTTTTGATAGAATGTTTAAATACACCATGTTGATTGGACTATTGCTTCCTATGCCTACGGCGGTCATACAATATGCAATAGAGTTTGATTATGACCAGAAGTTTGTGGGGACTGTAACGAATATAACAATACTATTGAGCTTCTTTTTAATATGGATAATTATCAGCATGCCAAATATGCTGATGCCTTAA
- a CDS encoding MarR family transcriptional regulator translates to MECSELLLHQLFQTVRIISKGLNKNLESHGIYSSEWSIITTLKEKKSMTQGALASYLNIEPPAVSKSLVKLEQKGLIMRIPGDDKREKKVILTEKAEEQYLTWSQIVGHHRKAILANVPKEKQKEVTTLLKTIFQSAQQYEGL, encoded by the coding sequence ATGGAATGCTCAGAATTGCTATTACATCAACTTTTTCAAACGGTCCGTATTATTTCCAAAGGTTTAAATAAGAACTTAGAGTCTCATGGAATCTATAGCTCTGAGTGGTCAATTATAACGACATTAAAGGAAAAAAAATCAATGACCCAGGGAGCATTAGCAAGCTATTTAAATATTGAGCCACCTGCAGTATCTAAAAGTTTAGTCAAACTAGAACAAAAGGGGCTAATCATGAGGATTCCGGGGGATGACAAAAGAGAAAAGAAAGTAATTTTAACTGAAAAAGCCGAAGAGCAATACCTGACTTGGAGCCAAATAGTAGGGCATCATAGAAAAGCGATTTTAGCAAATGTGCCTAAGGAAAAACAAAAGGAAGTAACAACATTGCTAAAAACAATTTTTCAAAGTGCTCAGCAGTACGAGGGACTTTAG
- a CDS encoding MFS transporter — translation MMEIKKDESSSATSLWSKNFLLLIFGNFFVYQGILMLIPTFPLYIKQIGGNDLEASLPFAVVSISALIVRSISGNAADTYGRRPLLIIGMSLLIIFNCSYFLVSGMAIILVLRFCQGIGWGMTSTVLATIMSDIVSAKRRGEGTGYFALSIILGTSFATVLGIEAMKRYNFDVILTISTILVALGMALTQGISIAPIPKLHKSKPITQGFSWNDLFEKNALLPAFLCFLHSITFGGIMSFIILFGQETGIENVGLYFVGHVSMILISRPFAGKLFDRKGHSFVIIPGVLLMIIGLFILSYATSMYSLVAASLCYGLGYGAAHPSLQAWAIQRSPEERKGAANGTFLSSLDLGYAVGAVLLGLIATHTNYATMYRISVLFLVVFAVIYGYHLIKAKQDSVNENEYDEESA, via the coding sequence ATGATGGAAATAAAAAAGGATGAAAGTAGCAGTGCTACATCATTGTGGTCAAAAAACTTTTTATTACTTATATTTGGGAATTTTTTTGTATATCAAGGAATATTGATGTTGATTCCAACCTTTCCACTATATATAAAACAAATTGGCGGGAATGATTTAGAAGCTAGTCTTCCTTTTGCGGTTGTTTCGATTTCTGCTCTGATTGTTCGCTCCATTAGCGGCAATGCAGCAGACACATATGGACGAAGGCCGCTACTGATAATCGGCATGAGTCTCCTTATTATTTTTAATTGTTCTTATTTTCTAGTTTCAGGAATGGCCATTATTCTAGTATTGCGATTTTGTCAGGGAATCGGTTGGGGAATGACATCGACAGTGCTAGCAACGATTATGTCTGACATTGTATCCGCTAAAAGGCGGGGGGAGGGTACAGGATATTTCGCATTATCCATTATTCTTGGAACGTCTTTTGCAACAGTCTTAGGAATTGAAGCTATGAAGCGTTATAACTTTGACGTCATTCTAACTATTTCTACAATTCTAGTTGCTCTTGGGATGGCATTAACGCAAGGTATATCAATTGCGCCGATACCAAAATTACATAAATCAAAACCTATTACACAAGGGTTTAGTTGGAATGATTTATTTGAAAAAAATGCATTATTGCCTGCATTTCTATGTTTCTTACATTCAATTACCTTTGGTGGGATTATGAGTTTTATCATATTATTTGGTCAAGAAACTGGTATTGAAAATGTGGGGCTATATTTCGTCGGCCATGTTTCAATGATTTTAATCAGCCGTCCCTTTGCGGGAAAACTATTCGACCGAAAGGGGCATTCATTTGTAATCATACCAGGCGTACTGCTTATGATAATTGGTCTCTTTATCTTATCCTATGCAACCTCCATGTACTCTTTAGTTGCAGCCTCATTATGTTATGGATTAGGATATGGAGCGGCCCATCCTTCACTGCAAGCATGGGCAATTCAACGATCTCCCGAAGAACGTAAGGGCGCAGCCAATGGAACATTCTTATCTTCTTTGGATTTAGGATATGCAGTTGGTGCCGTATTGTTGGGCTTAATTGCTACCCACACTAACTATGCTACTATGTATCGAATCTCTGTTTTGTTTTTAGTAGTGTTTGCCGTGATCTATGGGTATCACCTGATAAAGGCGAAACAAGATAGTGTTAATGAAAATGAATATGATGAAGAATCAGCATGA
- a CDS encoding FAD-dependent oxidoreductase, whose amino-acid sequence MSLKYKKLFEPVKIGSLEVKNRFAMAPMGPLGLADAEGGFNQRGVEYYTARARGGTGLIITGVTFVDNVVEEHGMPSVPCSTHNPLHFIRTAREMTERIHAYDAKVFLQLSGGFGRVTIPTNLGEFPPVAPSPIQHRWLDKTCREMTIEEIKSIVKKFGDGAVSAKRAGFDGVQIHAVHEGYLIDQFAISFFNNRTDEYGGPLENRLRFAREIVEEIKKRCGKDFPVTLRYSPKSFIKDWREGALPGEEFEEKGRDIPEGIEVAKLLVAYGYDALDIDVGSYDSWWWSHPPMYQNKGLYIPYAKIIKDVVDVPIICAGRMDNPDLALSAINDGACDMISLGRPLLADESYVNKLRGGKTADIRPCLSCQEGCMGRIQEYSVLNCAVNSAACREKDVALFPTLKSKKVVVVGGGVAGCEAARVLALRGHKPVIYEKSSRLGGNLIPGGAPDFKEDDHALVAWYEHTLKELGVEINLNTEVNANLLSGISADATIIATGSKPKMFSFGDDSKVYAAADVLLKKVDSGKNVVIVGGGLVGCELAIWLARSKKNVTLVEIQDKLLAVNGPLCHANSEMLERLVPFSGVEVLTSSKVVKTTEKGVIVNSNGNDRELPADSVVLAVGYSAENSLYNEIKYEYADVHLIGDARKVANIMYAIWDAYEVASNL is encoded by the coding sequence ATGTCTTTAAAGTACAAAAAATTATTTGAGCCAGTTAAAATAGGCTCCTTAGAGGTAAAAAACCGTTTTGCCATGGCGCCTATGGGGCCTTTAGGACTTGCAGATGCTGAAGGAGGCTTTAATCAGCGTGGGGTGGAATACTATACCGCTCGTGCCCGGGGTGGTACTGGTCTTATTATTACAGGGGTAACTTTTGTAGATAACGTTGTTGAAGAACATGGAATGCCAAGTGTTCCTTGTTCTACTCACAATCCTTTGCATTTTATTCGTACAGCCCGTGAAATGACAGAACGCATTCATGCCTATGATGCAAAGGTTTTTCTGCAGTTAAGCGGCGGTTTTGGCAGAGTAACGATACCGACTAATTTAGGCGAGTTTCCTCCGGTTGCCCCTTCACCCATTCAGCATCGCTGGCTTGACAAAACTTGTAGAGAAATGACAATTGAAGAGATTAAATCTATCGTTAAAAAATTTGGCGACGGTGCGGTAAGTGCTAAACGGGCGGGTTTTGACGGCGTGCAGATTCATGCGGTTCATGAAGGTTACCTGATTGACCAGTTTGCCATCTCTTTTTTCAATAACAGAACCGATGAATACGGAGGTCCTTTGGAAAATCGTCTGCGCTTTGCCCGCGAAATTGTGGAAGAAATCAAAAAAAGATGTGGCAAGGATTTCCCTGTTACCTTGCGGTATAGTCCTAAAAGCTTCATAAAGGACTGGCGCGAAGGCGCTTTGCCTGGTGAAGAATTCGAAGAGAAGGGCAGAGATATCCCGGAAGGTATCGAAGTGGCAAAACTGCTTGTGGCCTACGGCTATGATGCCCTAGACATAGATGTGGGATCTTACGATTCCTGGTGGTGGAGTCATCCTCCAATGTATCAGAATAAAGGACTCTATATTCCTTATGCTAAAATCATCAAAGACGTAGTAGATGTACCTATCATTTGTGCAGGACGTATGGACAATCCTGATTTAGCCTTAAGTGCAATAAATGACGGTGCTTGTGATATGATAAGTCTTGGTCGTCCGCTATTGGCAGATGAAAGTTATGTCAATAAGCTTCGAGGGGGAAAAACAGCGGATATTCGGCCTTGTTTATCTTGTCAGGAAGGCTGCATGGGACGTATCCAGGAGTATTCTGTGCTCAACTGCGCCGTAAATTCTGCTGCGTGCAGAGAAAAAGACGTTGCACTTTTTCCGACACTCAAGAGCAAAAAGGTAGTGGTTGTCGGCGGCGGAGTCGCAGGATGTGAAGCGGCAAGAGTATTAGCATTAAGAGGACATAAACCTGTAATTTATGAAAAATCTAGCCGGTTGGGCGGTAATCTAATTCCCGGCGGGGCGCCTGATTTTAAAGAAGATGACCACGCTTTAGTTGCTTGGTATGAACATACGCTCAAGGAACTTGGGGTAGAAATTAATCTAAACACCGAAGTCAATGCAAATTTGCTCAGCGGAATCTCTGCAGATGCTACCATCATTGCGACAGGATCAAAACCCAAAATGTTCAGTTTTGGCGATGACAGTAAAGTATATGCTGCCGCAGATGTATTGTTAAAGAAGGTTGATTCTGGCAAAAATGTAGTAATTGTAGGTGGTGGACTTGTAGGCTGCGAACTTGCTATTTGGTTGGCACGGAGCAAAAAAAATGTTACTCTGGTCGAGATTCAAGATAAGCTGTTAGCTGTAAACGGTCCACTCTGCCATGCCAATTCAGAAATGCTAGAAAGACTGGTACCATTTAGCGGTGTCGAAGTATTAACCTCCTCGAAGGTTGTGAAAACCACGGAAAAAGGCGTTATAGTAAACAGCAACGGTAATGACCGCGAACTTCCTGCGGATAGCGTTGTCCTTGCCGTAGGCTACAGCGCTGAAAACTCCCTCTATAACGAGATTAAATATGAATACGCTGATGTTCATTTAATCGGTGATGCTCGTAAAGTGGCAAATATCATGTATGCGATTTGGGATGCTTATGAGGTTGCTTCAAATTTGTAA
- a CDS encoding GntR family transcriptional regulator, translating into MHIDKTSRIPLYCQLMDILVSEIQTNMREEDQLPSEREICEKFNVSRATVRQAMQEMEQEGYIYRSHGKGTFVAPQKVNQELLKFYSFTEEMKKMGKNPSSIVLNFDIIDCGKKISKNLAIEENQKVYKIVRLRLADNKPMMIETTYLPYDRFPDITREELEKTAMYDVFTQRFAVKITSAKEKFQSVTTNMEEAKYLQVAKEIPSLKIERFTFENDHIIEYTVSIARGDKIEYCITLEK; encoded by the coding sequence GTGCACATAGACAAAACAAGTAGGATTCCTCTATATTGTCAGCTTATGGATATTTTAGTAAGTGAAATCCAGACAAATATGCGAGAAGAAGATCAATTACCCTCTGAGCGGGAAATATGTGAAAAATTTAATGTCAGTAGGGCAACTGTTAGGCAAGCCATGCAGGAAATGGAACAGGAAGGTTATATCTATCGATCACATGGGAAAGGAACATTTGTTGCGCCTCAGAAAGTAAATCAGGAACTATTAAAATTTTATAGTTTTACTGAGGAAATGAAAAAGATGGGTAAAAACCCTTCTTCGATCGTACTAAATTTTGACATTATTGATTGTGGAAAAAAAATCAGTAAAAATTTAGCTATCGAAGAAAACCAAAAGGTATATAAAATTGTTCGATTACGATTAGCTGACAATAAGCCGATGATGATTGAGACGACTTATTTGCCTTACGATAGGTTTCCTGATATTACGCGAGAAGAATTGGAAAAAACGGCTATGTATGATGTTTTTACACAAAGGTTCGCTGTCAAAATCACTTCAGCTAAAGAAAAATTCCAGTCTGTTACTACTAATATGGAAGAAGCTAAATATTTACAGGTTGCTAAAGAAATTCCCAGCTTGAAGATTGAACGATTTACCTTTGAGAATGACCATATTATTGAATATACTGTAAGCATTGCTAGAGGCGATAAAATTGAGTATTGTATTACGTTAGAAAAATAA
- the agaV gene encoding PTS N-acetylgalactosamine transporter subunit IIB, giving the protein MPNILLTRIDNRLIHGQVGMTWSNHLGTNLIVVANDKVATDDVQQNLMDMAVSDVVGTRYFTIQETIEKIHYAADDQLIFLVVRNPQDVVKLVEGDVPISKVNIGNMHFSEGKQQITSTVSLDEADKEAFRRLCELGVELEIRRVPDESSIDILKFL; this is encoded by the coding sequence ATGCCGAATATTTTATTGACAAGAATTGATAATCGTTTGATTCATGGGCAGGTAGGAATGACTTGGTCTAATCATCTAGGAACCAATTTAATTGTAGTTGCTAATGACAAGGTTGCTACTGATGATGTGCAGCAAAATTTAATGGATATGGCGGTATCTGATGTGGTAGGAACAAGATATTTTACTATTCAAGAGACGATAGAGAAAATACATTATGCTGCGGATGATCAACTGATTTTTCTGGTAGTAAGAAATCCGCAGGATGTTGTGAAATTAGTAGAAGGGGATGTGCCGATTAGCAAAGTCAATATTGGAAATATGCATTTTAGTGAAGGAAAACAACAAATTACCAGTACTGTTTCTTTAGATGAAGCTGACAAAGAAGCCTTTCGAAGGTTATGTGAGCTAGGGGTTGAACTGGAAATTCGTCGGGTTCCTGATGAAAGCAGTATTGATATTTTAAAATTCTTATAG